The window GCTCGGTCTTTCCTCAAGGACGCCCAAGATGCCGACGGCGGCGGAGTTGGGCAAACCCCATTTCGAATGCGGCGCTGAGGCGATCATCCTGGGCGAAATGACCCTCATCAGCCATCAAGCCCGCACGGCGACGCTGCGGGCCAAGACGCCTTGCGTGGTGTATGAAATTCGTCGCAACGTGCTCTATGCGCTGCAGCGGCATCCGTATGTCCGCGAGGAACTCGACAAGGTGTATCGAGCTCGCGCGCTGCGTGATGTGCTGGAGTTTGTCGAAAATCGTTCGGCGCGAAATCTCAAGCATCGCCTCTTCGGCGAACTCGGCGCTGAGGACCTGGAGAAATGCCGCCGCTTTCTGGAAACGGCCAGCCAAACGCCCATTTCGGCGACCAATCCCAAACGGCAGGTCGATTTGATTCGCGTCGAACCCGATCAGGTGATTTGCCGGCAAGATGAACTTGCCGAGGATTTTTACATCATCCGCATCGGTCACGTGAAAGTGACGCAAACGATCGCTGGCGAGGAGCGGGTCATCGATTACTTCCGGCCGAAGCATTCCTTCGGAGAAATTTCCTGCGTCGCCGATTGGGACGATCTGCAGTCAGAATTGCAACTGCAAGCCGGCGCGAGTCGACGCACGGCGACGTGTACGGCGCTGGATGACGTCGAGCTCATTCGCATCGATAAGCAGGTCTTTCGGCAACTGCTCGTGCAAGTGCCGGCTCTCTGCACCATCGTGCTCGCGCGAGCGAAACAGTTGCAATCGGCAGCACCAGTTCAACCTGCGGCACAAAAGCCGACGACGAACAGCCCGATTTTGCGTGAGTTCACCGAGCAGGGACTTTACAACGCGCAGCGGTTGCTGGTGCTCGATCTCGAAGCCTGCACGCGCTGCGACGAATGCACAAAAGCCTGTGCCGACACGCACGGCGGCGTGACGCGGTTGATCCGCGAAGGACTGCGGTTTGATAAGTGGTTGGTCGCCAGTTCCTGTCGGTCGTGTACTGATCCGTATTGCCTGGTTGGCTGTCCGGTCGATGCGATTCACCGCAGCGGCGAACGACTCGAAATTCAAATTGAAAAGCACTGCATCGGCTGCGGGTTGTGCGCGAACAATTGCCCGTACGGCAACATCAACATGCACGAGGAGCAAGCCGGGCCGATCTTGTCGCACACAGCGACGACGTGCGATCTGTGCCACAAAATCGTGGGACCGAACGAAGACGTCAGTTGCGTCTTCGCGTGTCCGCACAATGCTGCGTTCCGCATGAGCGGACCGCAGTTGCTCGGAAAAATCGAAGGGTACCGGGCGGTTTAGCGTGAGTCCTTCACCCCAACCCTCTCCCCGTATTACCGGGGCGAGGGAGTATGACGCCAGGGCAAAGGCTATTTGCTCTTCGGCTGTTCAATCGCAGCCATCTTTTCCGGCTTGAGCACTACGGTGCCGAGTGGTGGCAGCGTGAGATTCAGCTTATGGCTGCGGAAGTGCCAGCCGGGTTCCTCGGCTTGGACGCCGGGGAAGTTGCCTTTGTTCGAACCGCCGTAGTACTGCGAGTCGCTGTTGAAGACTTCCTGGTACCAGCCGCCGCGGGGCACACCGATTGGGTAGTTTTCGCGATAGGCAGGCGTGAAGTTCTGCACGACCAGTACGAAATCGTTCGGATCTTTGGCCTTCCGCAGATAGGCCAGCACGCTGTCGTTGCGGGCGTTGCACTCGACCCATTCGAAGCCGTCGCCATCGAAGTCGCGTTCGTACAGCGCGGGCTCGGCGCGGAGCAGCTTGTTCAGGTCAGCGACCATCTTCTGCATGCCGGCGTGCGATTCCCATTGCAGCAGGTCCCACTGCAGTTCGGCATCGTGGTTCCATTCGTTCCACTGAGCAATGTCGCTGCCCATGTAGAGCAGCTTCTTGCCCGGGTGCGTCCACATGTACGAATACAAGAGACGCAGGTTGGCGAAGCGTTGCCACAGGTCGCCCGGCATCTGGGCGAGCAGCGACTTCTTGCCGTGCACCACTTCATCGTGCGACAACGGCAGGCAGAAGTTTTCGGTGAAGGCATAGATGAGGCTGAAAGTCAGCTCGTCGTGATGGTATTGGCGGTGAATCGGATCGTGCTTCATGAAGCGAAGCGTATCGTTCATCCAACCCATGTTCCACTTGATGCTGAAACCCAGGCCGCCCGTCTCGACCGGCCGAGAGACGCCGCCCCACGCGGTCGATTCTTCGGCGATCGTCAGCACGCCAGGGAAATTGCCGTGGGCTTCGTAGTTGAACTCGCGGAGCAGCGAAATGGCTTCCAGGTTTTCGCGGCCGCCGTGGACGTTCGGAATCCACTCGCCTTCTTTGCGGCTGTAGTCGAGATAAAGCATCGAGGCCACGGCATCGACGCGCAGACCGTCGATGTGGTACTTGTCCAGCCAGAACAGCGCGTTGCTGAGTAGGAAGTTCCGCACTTCGTGCCGGCCATAGTTGAAGATCATCGTCCCCCAGTCGGGATGTTCGCCCATGCGGGGATCTTCGTGCTCGAACATCGCCGTGCCGTCGAAGCGGCGCAGGCCGTGGCCATCTTTGGGGAAGTGGGCCGGGACCCAGTCGACGATCACGCCAATATCGTTTTGATGGCAGTAATCGACGAAGTACATGAAGTCTTCGGGCGTTCCGTGGCGGCTCGTCGCCGCGAAGTAACCAACCGTTTGATAGCCCCAGCTCCCCGAGTAAGGATGTTCGCTGATCGGCAGCAATTCGATGTGCGTGTAGCCCATCTCTTTGACGTAGGCGACGAGCTGATGAGCCAGCTCGCGGTACGACATCCAACCATGATGGCGCGAAGGGTCCCGCCGCCAGCTGCCGAGGTGGCAC is drawn from Anatilimnocola floriformis and contains these coding sequences:
- the glgB gene encoding 1,4-alpha-glucan branching protein GlgB produces the protein MRTSVSLSNMSSLLDANLHDPTSVLGPAVVQHDGRQVLAVRAFSPEAQQGWVLDESHGVSRPMRKIHPAGLFEAFCPLPSQQSEPQYQLRFANQGGEMTTQHDPYSFEPMLTPFDLHLFGQGRLLKAYDKLGAQLREVKGVKGVNFAVWAPNAQSISLVGDFNQWDARRNLMRRRESSGVWEIFIPGMQAGEKYKYRVKSKWGESVDKSDPFGFAAELPPRTASIVTDLTQHQWQDSEWMARRTATNQLDKPISVYECHLGSWRRDPSRHHGWMSYRELAHQLVAYVKEMGYTHIELLPISEHPYSGSWGYQTVGYFAATSRHGTPEDFMYFVDYCHQNDIGVIVDWVPAHFPKDGHGLRRFDGTAMFEHEDPRMGEHPDWGTMIFNYGRHEVRNFLLSNALFWLDKYHIDGLRVDAVASMLYLDYSRKEGEWIPNVHGGRENLEAISLLREFNYEAHGNFPGVLTIAEESTAWGGVSRPVETGGLGFSIKWNMGWMNDTLRFMKHDPIHRQYHHDELTFSLIYAFTENFCLPLSHDEVVHGKKSLLAQMPGDLWQRFANLRLLYSYMWTHPGKKLLYMGSDIAQWNEWNHDAELQWDLLQWESHAGMQKMVADLNKLLRAEPALYERDFDGDGFEWVECNARNDSVLAYLRKAKDPNDFVLVVQNFTPAYRENYPIGVPRGGWYQEVFNSDSQYYGGSNKGNFPGVQAEEPGWHFRSHKLNLTLPPLGTVVLKPEKMAAIEQPKSK
- a CDS encoding cyclic nucleotide-binding domain-containing protein, translated to MPAKLFVDEIARAWEEEGLFARDLNGQLIRAEEATAKQYSEFVTMTIDGQSISVPRATPAVDSQGNIIFLDASGRTQPRATTILDARNALRRQTENKPEACEHFIPTLCHLPHLQPAGVCRVCSVAVGRKDSTGRITVQDKLVPACMQPVQPGMQIFTLDAPSEAADPEDKSHEVAQAARNRVRANVKTLMELLSADHLPTQPPVAADSDAASDLEKLLARLQAKGMQVQRSRLATRAASPAPVVASDTSSPLIQVNHEACILCDRCVRSCSDIKQNFVIGRTGKGYITQIGFDLDQPMGESTCVECGECALNCPTTALTITKPPEEPEWWLEQVGGVNSVTKQKFRGHPGKTAVTPESLAAHRYFGQLSYRQRQWFQYSIVRWELKPGEELCRRGDYGFTAFLLESGQFEGWRSDPREALTETTKTGGIFSWLGLSSRTPKMPTAAELGKPHFECGAEAIILGEMTLISHQARTATLRAKTPCVVYEIRRNVLYALQRHPYVREELDKVYRARALRDVLEFVENRSARNLKHRLFGELGAEDLEKCRRFLETASQTPISATNPKRQVDLIRVEPDQVICRQDELAEDFYIIRIGHVKVTQTIAGEERVIDYFRPKHSFGEISCVADWDDLQSELQLQAGASRRTATCTALDDVELIRIDKQVFRQLLVQVPALCTIVLARAKQLQSAAPVQPAAQKPTTNSPILREFTEQGLYNAQRLLVLDLEACTRCDECTKACADTHGGVTRLIREGLRFDKWLVASSCRSCTDPYCLVGCPVDAIHRSGERLEIQIEKHCIGCGLCANNCPYGNINMHEEQAGPILSHTATTCDLCHKIVGPNEDVSCVFACPHNAAFRMSGPQLLGKIEGYRAV